In the genome of Xiphophorus hellerii strain 12219 chromosome 14, Xiphophorus_hellerii-4.1, whole genome shotgun sequence, the window TGGATCTCACTGTTGTAAGAActgcaccaaaaaaaaagattatcaTGGCTTTGTAGCTTGGATTGTCAATAAATCTAGAGGACAAGGTATAACAATGAACACTAATCCAAGAGCACTGTTTTCCTGCTgtcaaatgacttttttttttctcaactccAACCCTGTCTGTGTCAGATTTTGATCGGATGCCTCGAGGCTATTACagtataatttacaaacaagtTGGTGTAGGATGAAGAGCAAGGGTCTGAACAAGATAAAGTGATTCTATTGGCTCTGCGGAGTAAACTGACCTTTCAGTAATCATGCAAACAAAGTGAGTCACTGCAGCAGAGTCCACCACTGTGAGCCACTCAATGAAGCACTGCTGACAAACTcaatttattcatattattcTCAGTCGCAAGTTTCTGCCTCTGTTTtgctaccaaaaaaaaaaagaaaaccctccCTCGGCACTGATCAAAGAGAAACATGGGTAACGTAGTTCTCACAGAGGGATATGATGATGGGGATCTCTTTTGAGAGAGGGTGTTGAGACCATATTCTCACAGACTGGATTTGGCTTTTATCTCCGGGGATGTAAAAGAGGAAGGTTTTTGCCAcgcaataaaaacaacagctgccTCTTAAAACAATAGACCTGGCAtcagatggaaagaaaaaaatatatatataaataaataaattcatgaaaAATAGGAGCAGGGGGAGATAGTGTGTAAAGAGGGAGTGTAcgagagagaataaaaaaaaacaccctgcATAACAATGAAAACTCATTCTCTTGATAAGTCCAGAGCACCTTTCATGTtctcatttcattcatttttgttcatttgtgacTCTGTTTAGTGAGATTTTTTtaactgatattttaaaatcagatccaaGAAGAGCCTACTAGTTAGTTGGTTTTTCAGTAGCTTTCTCAACAACACCGAGGTGCTATGTCATGAAAGTAAATCACAAGCTGATGGTAAAATCTCAGTTTTCTATCTTGGCTGAGGAGCTAaagaatttgttaaaaaacaaatagctTAAGCCAACACAAAGCTTGTGTCATCAGTAGCCTCACACCAGAAAATGCCCCCAGACAAGAGTAAGAGACTTTACAGTGAATTTATGACCAATCTGATCCAATATTGATATTAGAATTGAATgggatgttattttttattagccTCAAGTCACAGAACCGCACTCCATGGTACTTTGTTGGAGCATGTTATATTGTAGTTAATTTTACTCTGCAATATGAATGAGCCAGACACTCACCACTATCAcagtgtgaatgggtgaatgactgaccGTAGTGTAAAGTGATTTGGAGTCCTTTGGACTACAAAAAGCACAACACCACTACAGTCCATTTATacggaaaagaaaaacaaaaactgaatctaCTTAAGtccccacaaaacaaaaaagccagTGTTACAAGAAGACTTTCTTTGACCAGTCCTGCCTTGAAGTCTATCAGACAGAGCTCTTTACAACCCTGGATGAAGGGCTTTATTGTTTTGCCAAAGCATAGTATTAAGGAGTAacataacagaaataattatgCCTCTGCCAGAACTCAAAACCAcggggaaaaagaaacaaatttataagtgctcaaatttaagacttacatgaagataatttttaaaaagtttggaaatatGGGTGTATTcaaggctttttaaaatttgtattaaaaattttaagaCAATGTGACACCTTTGGTTTGCTTAAATATGCCACACCATTACCAAAAACAATATGCCATTTACCAGTAAAATCATTTTGCATTGAACAATGTCAGaatcaataaatatataaattcagATATCAGATTAACAATCAAAATATCTTGGATGTTGGCAATTATGCTTTGTACATTTGAATTTTTACTCCAACCCAGTTGGTTGACCTGCGGAGCTATTCGATGGTCAGAATCCTGGATGCAGACAATGTTTAAAATGACTACTTTTCCTTCAACAAGGAATGAAGAAAAGTGGTTGAgtgattttcaaatatttctacttttaagaagatggaaactgaaaaacaacttACCAAGAGGAGGGACGTCTGTCTGGTGAGCTGGACAGAGAGCGCCTGCGGTATCGTGATGAGGAGCTGCGGGAGCCAGAGTGGGACCGTGAACGGGAACGGGACCCGCTGCTGGTCCAGCAGAACGGTCGACTAGGTGACAGGAGAAGGGAGGACGGTGGGGAGATGGAGCCTCGTGAAGGGGAGCAAGTGGATGGTGGGGAACAGGAGGGAGAATGGGGAGAGCAGTCAAAGAGTAGGTCCAGAGGGGTGCCCTCCCATGGAAAGATGAAGCGACTCTCACGGCCATCATCCAGCTCCAGCTCATTATGAAAGGACAGAAACCCTGGGTGCAGGTAGCTGGATCCGGACAGTCTCTGGGAGTAAAAGTGTATCTCTCCCCCCTCAGGGGACAGGGGTGTTGTAGGCTTGTTTGGTTTACTGCTATCATCTCTCTCCTGCTCACCCTGAGTATAGAGGGCTTGCAGGGGAGGGCCAAAGTGCTTGTTGAGTTCTGCTCTGATTTCCTGGTCACACAGGGGCTTCCGGCTGGTGGCAGAAAGTTGCAGTTGGTCCCTAACAGCAGTGCCCCCCTGTGTGGGTATCTGAGTGGTTTGTGGAAGGGTACGCTCCCCTAAGCCCCTGACACGGCAAGCATCTCCATCCACGGGGACACATTTCTGCTCTTTAGTCAAATGACTAAGAGAGGATGATGATGTAGAACAAGAAGATGATAGAAACGATGTTGACATGACTGAGTCCATACATTCGACATGCCTGTTCTCCACCTTGCCAGTGGAGGTGGCACCTGGGGTGAATGTCATTTCCAAAGATGTAGCCATGGAAACAGCGGATATGCCCCCATCCATCTTACAAGCAGCCAGTGCCTGGCAATAGTCATGGTCGCTGTGGCCATCCTGCCCAGCGGCCCGCTTGTTGTTGCCAGTGCTGCAGTGCCCCTCAAGGCCGCCCCCCAGTGCACGTCGAGCGATGGCGTAAGGGAGGGCGGTGGATGCTTTGCTTAGCTGCGCATAGAGCTCAGTCTGTTCGGGACCCTTCCTGGCAGGGCCCCTGGCTGAGGCACCTGGGGCCGGGGCCAAAGCGCCGGCGCCCAACTCACTCAGCCTGGCTCTTTTGCACGTCAAGGCCGAGGAGCAACATGAGGACAAGTTGGTTTTCAGAGATGCTTTGAAAGGATTCTCTTGACTGGCTTTGTGTGGGGGCGTGGTAGGTGGTGTCAGACCTGAGAGGGCAAGGAAGACAGACAGAGTGGTTGGGTGGGTGTAATGAAATGCAAATCATATTGTAATCCTCACCAGGCACCACTCCCTCCCTTCATGTCTCACTCATCTATAAAATCCCAGGTCAGTTTATAGACAGTGGACACAGATACATGTCTGATTAAAATATTCACTTTCACTTGGTCTAATCCTATTTTATTGCAATCTTGACAGATTAATGTAATGCTCTGTGTAACTTAATATGGATGTCTTGCCATTCTCCTTGTCTCCGACCTTGAAAAGAtccattttcatgtaaaaaacaaTCTTGCCCACAAGAAATGTAATGAATCtaatggaaaatataaaaaaacccatACAAGAAGTCACTGAAGTCAAAAAGACCCCTCACTAAAATGATGTTACACATGTTTCGAGTTTACCCTTCAATACAGTTTGGAGGACAATGAACGTCTCTTtcttttatgcacattttggCATTCTTCGAGATGTCCAAATGGCAAGATGCTACGTCGTTGAGGCAATAGAGGAAGTGATGGTTGGGTTGACATTCTTTTCTACTGCTCGTACCCAACATTCCCCCACCGCTCCCCTTTTCCTCCTACAGATTTACAACCAGACAGATGGCAGTTATATGAGAAGTCCTGAGATGAGCCCACTTTATAGCTTTGTTACTGCGCTCGCACAAACAGACACTGCCATTACTTTCGTTCCCCTCATTCCCACCTCTTTTTTCAGTCTCCTTCTTTCTCTAGTTCAGTCTTTTCCGTCTTCCTTGTGTCTGCCATCTTCCGCTAGATCAATCTCCATTTCCCTCCCTTCTCTGTCATTCTTCATCTTCCCCTGTTTCTGTCTCACACAGAACAAATGTGCCCACACACACAGGCGCACTTGTCACTAACAGTCTCTGACTGGAGTCAAACTCAGGCACTTTGAAACACCTACACTCTTTCCACCCCTCCTTGTTTGCCATTGCTATAGAGCACACCATTCTTCCCCTACCAGTGGATTCCTATCAAATGACAGCTATTAGTATCAAATCCAGTGTTAGAATATGCACCAGTCAGATGTCTTGTTGAAGAGAAGGTAGGAGCTGGAGACAAAAATGAGAGTGTTTTTAAAGTAGCATGCTGTGTTTGGGAGCTAGGCAACTACCAACGTCCTAAATGTCTATATATGATTTCGGACTGAAAGCACCCATGCTCTCCACAGGCCCTTTTCCCATCCATTTTTCCTATGGTGATTTCATCATGCATGAAATCACCatctttcactgcaaaaaagctcaaactcagtcagattggaatGACAGCATCTATAAAGAAAGGATTCAAACTAATACTCTCTAGAAAACCATTGAGCTCTTTACAGAACGGTTGTTTTTAAAGTCACTTCTGTCActtaaaattccaataaatgcagtaaagtttgtgattgtaacgCCACAAACTATGAAGCAATTTTTGTGATTCTAAATACCTTTGGAAGTACAGGGAGAACAGAGTAGGTGTTAGAGAATGACTGAAAAACTTCTGCTTCACCAATGAAGCACCATCTGTCCAAACCAATTTCTGCATGGGATCATAAACTAGGAGCCATTAGCAATAGGGTGccagaaataaatcaaagttaCACAAATTTGTGCCTCTCAGTCAAACCTGCTAATGATGGATGATCTGTGGGACACAAACACCAATCATGCAGAGAGTGGTGAAAGAATTATGAAATAAGTGAGCGAGACTGGCAAGAAAGCCGTAAATCGCAAGGAGACCACAAAGCCGACATCAACTCCAGGCTTAAAGAGTTGATCCCGAAGTAAACTAAACAAATAGCGACACAGATAACAGCTAAATGTCTTGTGATACAGTAAATAAAGACATCGCAGCAGTACAAAGTACAACTTTTAGTTGGATGAGATTAGACTTGAAAACTAGGACTCTAGTGGGTCTTCAATGCCTTTTTCTGGTCTACAGAGGAGCTCTACGAGAAGGGTCAAACAACCATGCTGactgcaaatgtttttatttgatttgaaatgtgaaaataacaattttattcTTTACAACAGCAATGTCAACTTTTTTAGTAGTTCTCCGAATATTGCATCAGTGGCTGGTTGTTTTGCTGTGAAAGTGGAAGCGTGTACCCATCTAAACTCCATCTGATTATCTGTAACACCACCATTATCTCTATTGTGGTGGAATGCTACTCTAAATCTGCAAGGCACATGTAGGAGCTTACACTCGTGCTTCACTGGGATCTACATCCATCTGTCTCATATACCAGCTAATCTCTAACTACGAAATGGGCCTCAGTAACCCTGAGCTCTCCGGACTAATGACTTTTCCTGCTAATATTCAATCTCAAAATTTGCACGGGACTTAAAAAGAGAGTCAGGTGAAGGGCTTTATTTTAATAACGGCTGTAAAAAATGGATGTGTGGAACGCAATGACCGTACATATTTGGCTGCGGGTCAACAAATTTGCCCACGTGCAATAAAATGAGAGGAAATATTAACTGAGCTTGATTGCTGCCAGAGCTTAAGGACTCCTGCCCTTGTGCTCCCTCTAGGTCTCCATGGAAATCACATTTGACCCTGAGAGCTTATCTACACAAAGGGTTAAACAACACTTGAAACCAGAGCCAGAAAAACACACCTCtcgggggtgggggggtggagAGGTTAAATTACTGTCCCCTGCAAGTAGAAGGTCCAATGGACACACATGAGGCTAAAACAAGGATCACTTTCTCTGCTTGTAAATGAATATCTAAGGAGGCCAGTGTTAGAGGCTAAAGGGcaatccttttttatttttactgacctTAGATAATTAATCTCTAATAATTGTGTGATTGTTACTAAAACAATTCTAATAACCTGATAAAGAAACGGATGACTCCCAGTTTGGCAGCattactttgattttattgcaaCTGAACGATGCCAAACAACGCTTCCGGCAATGAGACACAAGTGTCCCCAAAAATATAACAGAACCAAAGACTTTATAAATGACTCCCAAAGAGTTTGCTTGTTGAAAAAGACTGTGATTATGCTGCTTAATACATGCATTTCAATTGCCAGATTTATAGTGTTAaggcaaaagtatttacaccccatAAACTTTTTAATGTGTTATGTTCCAGCAATACACCTCAGTGTATTTACTGGGATTTAATGTAACAGAATAACATGTCATGTTGAGGGGAAAGGACACCaataactatttttaaataatcaaagcTTAAACTTTGGCCTGCTAGTGCAAAAAAGGACTCCacatttaacaaacatttcaaaacaatgcctcattttctttccattccACAATAATGCACTACTTGGCATTAGATATCCACATTGAatcattaaaattattaaaatatgctGAAGTTTATGGACATCATTTCCcattgtgaaaatgttgaacAAATATTGTTCAAGATGATATTAGAATCAGATAATGAAAAAGCTTATAACACCTTCAGATAAAAAGAGAGTTAGGGAAGTTTTTGCTAATAAATCATGCAGAGATTTGAAAGACAATCAATACTTGTGCCTATATAAAGACTTTCTTTGTCTTTCACCGTGAACTTTAATCTGAGCTATCAAGGACAACAAGAAAAGCTACTATTAACCCCTCCCTATCCGCAAGACGCTTGGAAAGAATTAGTACTATTGGTGGTTTATCTAATAGTCAAATATATTTTAGgtaagcagaaaaacatgctCACCTGGGGTTCCAGCAATCTCCACACTTAATGTGCGTTCAATGGTTTTGTTCTCAAAGGGTGATCCTTTGTGGTcactgaaagacaaaacaaatccaaTAATTTAAAGCCACAGATGAAAGACTGAAGTTTTCTGTGAtctaaaaaaatggaaatgagtcACAAAAAATGCCTCAGCTTGAATTCtaatttatataatttcttttggctttgTCTTTGTGTTCTAATTTGTTGCTGCTTTTTAGCCTAGAATAATTGGAAAAACTTCACACACTTACTTTGGAGACTCTGGGGTCAAAGGAAGTGGCAAGGTGGTTGGTTTGGCTGCAGAACACAAAGGAGCATGGGTAATTATTGATCTAGGTATGACAATCACGGCAGAAGAGACAAGGTCCATATTCTGCAACATTTAATCTCAAATTGGTGCAACAAATACAATTATTACTACAAAAAACACCCATTTCTGCTTCAATTGATGTTATGCTTTTTAAATTGACCCCATTTTAACAATTTACTCTCTCTGaatgtatatctatatatatatatatatatatatatatgtatgtactATTTAATCTGTGAGGCAGGATGGAGTGATGGCATCTACACACAAACAGACTGCGTTTGACAACAAACAGATCATAATGGAGTAAAAAACATACAGAGACAATGCTACAAACAAAACACGTGACAGTGGGTGAGCCCCTCCCTggataagaaaaataaagtcatgattGCATGCACCAACAGcagaggagggggaaaaaagaaagaaagaaaggagagtCAAGGAAGCTTGTGCAGTTGCCCGAGGCTTTGGCCGACTTGTGCTCCAGCTAAGAGAATGTGGCTTTGGTGGCACGATGCTAAACAGCAGCGTCCGGATAATTGAGTCTAAATGTACATATTCATCACTCTCAGCTCAATCAGCCAAAGGTAGTTCAAGAACTGACTTATTAAAAACAGGATGTACAGCAGCAAGACAAGGCTCACCCCTTctcccatttttttctccctaaGATGTCCCTCTGGGACTAGCAAAAGCATTGGAGAGCAGGCTGTTTCACTGTCATTGGTGTGTGTGTCCTCTGTTAGATTTAAATTAGACTACAGGTTAGTTATGAAATCAAACTCGGAAGTGGTTAGAGCagcagaaggagaagaaagagcaggagatcATAAGGCCAGAGGTaggggagggaggggggatGCAGTCATGATTACCTAACAACAGGTGGCCCTGGTCATCGGGGTGCTCGCTGAGTGCCTGCCTGTGTGGGGGCCCTTGCCCTTGTATGATGCAGGGAGGGGAGGGCTCTGCAATGCTAGTATCTGGGAGGAGAGGGCTTGGTGGGCCCTGTGAGAGCACCACGGCAGGGCTGCCTATGACATggttatcatcatcatcaacaacaacaccatcaccatcatcatcatggTCAACATCCTCCCCAAAGCCTCTCTGATCTGGCCACCCCAGCTCTTGTCCAAAGCCCAAATCTAGATCTGGATTTGGCTGATTAACCCAGCTCTGTAGGTCTAAGGTAATAGGTAATAATGGGGGTCCGGAATTAGTTTCCTCAGCCTGGTTTATATAAGCAGAGATATCTTTATCCTCCTTCTCTTGTGCTTTGAACAAAGTCTTTGCTGGGCTCTTAGATCTCTTACTTGCCGATTTGCTTCTAGCACTCCCTGAAGGAGTAATTGAGAGTTGGTGTAGTTGGGCCAGAAATTGAGTGGGCCTCTGTTTGGAGGTGAGTAGCTGGCTAAGTAAAGGGTGTCCCGGCTTAGCATCTCTTTTCTTAATCTTTACCGTGATGTGCCTTTGCGGCGCACTGCTGGCACCGCCGCTGCTGCTACGGCCTTGTCTGCCAAAGCCTTGCCTAGCCTGAGTGGCGCCTGCAGCCTCTCGGCAATGCTCACAGCTGTGACTCACCTCTCGGGGAGGGAGGGAATAAGAATGCATATACCTAATGAACCTAGCGGCGGCCAGGCGGCCAACATCGCCTGGCGGCCTTCCTTCTTCATTGGGCGGCCCGTGCTCCTGTTTGGGACGAGCATGGCCACAGGTGTAGGTTCTGCGACCAACAGGAACAGAGGCACCCTCCGAATCCTCAACCCCGTCATCGTGAGAGCAACGCTGCCACTTCCCAGCCCCATGACCAGCCACAATACACTCGCCTGCAGCCCGGCTCTCACCTCGCTGGTGATGCTGCTGCGgcgactgctgctgctgctgttgttgtgatGACACAGCCGACTTCTTCTTGGAGGTGGTggacgaagaggaggaagaagtggAAGACAGGGAGGAGAACGAAGAGGTGGATGACGAGGATGGCGATGAGGACGAGGATGAGGCACTGAGACCCAGGCTACTCTTGTCCCTGCTACTGGGACCCCCCCAGGCGCTCTTGGCATCGCTGGCTTTGGTGTGTAGCAGGATGTCATCAGTGGCTGTTAGGTATTTGAGCAGCTCAGTGCAAGGTCGCCTCACCGGGCGGTTCTGTTGGCCGGAGCCCCCTCTTGCTTTGCCGTTCCAGGGGTTCTCCGTCTgagcaaaacaggaaaaaagtaATACAGTCACTAAGTTTGCCTATCTTTGTTACAGACTGCTGACCCACATTTTATAATACCCTGtgaatgaatttaaatttaacttttcccattttatcatgtcacaaacacaaactgcaaTGTATTTTTACTGCGATAATGACAGTCCAGCACAAAAAGGCTcgtaattgtgaaatggaagggaCCTGCCATGCATTTGCAGTTATACCCCGGAGTAAATGCTTTCTAGAACCAACTTCTCCTGCGATTACAAATACAGTCTTGCTGGACAGATCATTCTGTCACATTTGTtattgcaaaacagctcaagctcagttTACAGATGGAAAGCATCTGTACAGCATCCCTGTTCAATTCTTGCCACATATTCTGAACTGGACTTAGATCTCGAtatatgaatatgctttgatctaaacaaGAGGCACTCAAGTGCAGTCATCGAGAGGTACTGTCCTGTCTCTTTTAGATGTCTCCCTTCATGAACACACCTTAATCAGATGAATGGCTTATTACTAGGCCTTCACAGAGCTGATTGGCATGGTGATGAGGGATTTAAGCCATTTGTTTCAGGTGTGATGGAGCAGGGAGAGTTGAAGGATGATAGTGCTCAAGGACTGAACTTAGGCACCCTGATCTATATTACTGCATTGTGGTTTTGGATGTATGTTTGGGGTTGCTGTCCTAACCTCTAAGTGGTTCTCTCTGATTTCCTCTATTTTGCCTCATCTATTTTTCTATCAGCTCTGACCAGCCAGCTCTAcctcaataaagaaaaacatttccacagtGCAATGCTGCTACTGCTATGGTGTGTTAAGGGTGATgctacatgtttgttttacatcactgctggtattttacaaataagttcagtttttcagtttgctGTGTCCCCTACACAGGTTGTGGAAACCTGCAAATGGGTTTCCTTATAAGTTTCTTTAAAAGGGGCTTTCTTCTTAGTTTGTATATGTCctccacataaaatcccagtaaaaaaaaacaaagaaaaactttaagtCCAAGGGTGtgaaatgtcaaaatgtaaaaagttcaaGCTGTGCGACTATTTCTCTAAGGTACGGTATATTTAGCTAGTTAGTTATTTGGCAAAAGTATAAGAGCAAAAGAAGAGATGGGGCAAGACAGTAAGACTGACAAGTGAGTAACAACCACAGTGCAGGATTGGTCCAGAAGTCTCAAAGGTGATGGTGGGAGGGCTTTCTGCCCATCATCCTAATTGGTAGGCCCCCCTAAGCATCACCACGCCACTCTGTACGCACACCATGTCCTCTGGGAGTCCTCTATCTGCTCCAGAAAGAGATGACTCAAAGGCAAGGTATGAAAATAGACTCAAATAAAGAAGATTGACTCACTCGACATGGAAATATTGTCCACAGATCACCCACTAATCAGTCTGCTGTTTATCTACCACATTATGGTCTGATGCACATATTTGTTTTACTAGTTTGGACATTTTAGAcattgaaaattttaattttgaacatGAAGCACAGTGAGAGTTGTTTTCTCCTCATCCACAGCCGTATAATGATACGGGTAACTGTTATAACCAAATTATAGtgggcaaaaacaaaaagttttaggATCAAATAaagagttagattttttttatcctgtcaTCTGAAGACATCAATCTCACAAGAGTgcgagtttttcttttttctttccttttttttttttagcaggcACTATACCAAGACATGTAAGTGTTGGAGCTAATGAGTCAACAGTGCTGATGCCTCACATGGAAAGCCCAACAGCAATCAGCCTGTTTTCATTACGAGCCCGGCCTCCTGGGATAGTAGGCTCCTAAACCAGTAGCCTAACATCTTCTAAAGCGGCCAccgaaacagaaaatatgtgaaaggGACAGACAGGGAccagaatcagaaaaaaatatgttgtgcACAagtctgaaagagaaaaacagcagaaagccAATATGTGGATTTtatgtttgcgtgtgtgtgtctgtgtgtgtcccCACCTTGACGACGGCAGGTGGTGGTCTGATCCGGTGGTTGCTGCTGGCTGCATGGTTCTGTGCCTTGCCACCTGTGTATTGATTATAGCTGAGCTGGGAGTTTGCGGGCGCCAGAAGGAGCTTCTTCAGCTGCAAATggacccaaacagaaccagaagggagggagaagaaggagaaagagagagacacagGCAGACATGGCGGGTTATGCAAACGACCATTTTCCTTTCAATTACACAGCCTGGGTCCAGTAAATGTGCAATCAGTGGATTGATGTTacattgaacaaataaaaagataatGTTTATGACACATTTAAAAGCCCAGATAGTTGTAAGGAGTTTATAGTATGTGACATAACAACAACAGAGTACTTTTCCTTTCTCAGGTGTTTTGGTGTCCGCATAACCAGGCTGTTCTAATGTGATTGAATAAACACACCCAGGCATTTACCTAAAGGTCATTTGGAAGGGGACCAGCATGGAATAAAATTaaccataaacacaaaataacataacattttcggtcaaaagcataaaaagctGGTCATGAGTGCAAATTACGGGCCAGATAGATATTATTTATGTGCAAaagtttggattatttttctcCAATAGATGCATGTTTGAGGATCAGCTAGAAAAATACGATGTGGGATTGATTTCTGCTTTCACTTATTTCCAATATTTAACCACTCCACTTATAGTCCTTTAGCTGTGTGTCAGTCACAGGA includes:
- the ppargc1a gene encoding peroxisome proliferator-activated receptor gamma coactivator 1-alpha isoform X4 translates to MAWDRCNQDSVWTELECAALVGEDQPLCPDLPELDLSELDVSDLDADSFLGGLKWYSDQSEIISSQYGNEASNLFEIDEENEANLLAVLTETLDSIPVDEDGLPSFEALADGDVTNASDRSCPSSPDASPHTPEPEEPSLLKKLLLAPANSQLSYNQYTGGKAQNHAASSNHRIRPPPAVVKTENPWNGKARGGSGQQNRPVRRPCTELLKYLTATDDILLHTKASDAKSAWGGPSSRDKSSLGLSASSSSSSPSSSSTSSFSSLSSTSSSSSSTTSKKKSAVSSQQQQQQQSPQQHHQRGESRAAGECIVAGHGAGKWQRCSHDDGVEDSEGASVPVGRRTYTCGHARPKQEHGPPNEEGRPPGDVGRLAAARFISDHKGSPFENKTIERTLSVEIAGTPGLTPPTTPPHKASQENPFKASLKTNLSSCCSSALTCKRARLSELGAGALAPAPGASARGPARKGPEQTELYAQLSKASTALPYAIARRALGGGLEGHCSTGNNKRAAGQDGHSDHDYCQALAACKMDGGISAVSMATSLEMTFTPGATSTGKVENRHVECMDSVMSTSFLSSSCSTSSSSLSHLTKEQKCVPVDGDACRVRGLGERTLPQTTQIPTQGGTAVRDQLQLSATSRKPLCDQEIRAELNKHFGPPLQALYTQGEQERDDSSKPNKPTTPLSPEGGEIHFYSQRLSGSSYLHPGFLSFHNELELDDGRESRFIFPWEGTPLDLLFDCSPHSPSCSPPSTCSPSRGSISPPSSLLLSPSRPFCWTSSGSRSRSRSHSGSRSSSSRYRRRSLSSSPDRRPSSWSHHSSDLNAVRSRLHKSPHPQSRSPLSRRPRYDSYEEYQHERLKREEYRLDYEKREFERAEQREKQRQKAIEERRVVYVGRLRSDCSRSELKRRFEVFGEIEECAVNLRDDGDNFGFIMFRYTCDAFAALENGHTLRRSNEPQFELCFDGQKQLCKSRYTDLDSHSDDFDPTSTKSKYDSMDFDSLLKEAQCSLRR
- the ppargc1a gene encoding peroxisome proliferator-activated receptor gamma coactivator 1-alpha isoform X9, producing MAWDRCNQDSVWTELECAALVGEDQPLCPDLPELDLSELDVSDLDADSFLGGLKWYSDQSEIISSQYGNEASNLFEIDEENEANLLAVLTETLDSIPVDEDGLPSFEALADGDVTNASDRSCPSSPDASPHTPEPEEPSLLKKLLLAPANSQLSYNQYTGGKAQNHAASSNHRIRPPPAVVKTENPWNGKARGGSGQQNRPVRRPCTELLKYLTATDDILLHTKASDAKSAWGGPSSRDKSSLGLSASSSSSSPSSSSTSSFSSLSSTSSSSSSTTSKKKSAVSSQQQQQQQSPQQHHQRAKPTTLPLPLTPESPNDHKGSPFENKTIERTLSVEIAGTPGLTPPTTPPHKASQENPFKASLKTNLSSCCSSALTCKRARLSELGAGALAPAPGASARGPARKGPEQTELYAQLSKASTALPYAIARRALGGGLEGHCSTGNNKRAAGQDGHSDHDYCQALAACKMDGGISAVSMATSLEMTFTPGATSTGKVENRHVECMDSVMSTSFLSSSCSTSSSSLSHLTKEQKCVPVDGDACRVRGLGERTLPQTTQIPTQGGTAVRDQLQLSATSRKPLCDQEIRAELNKHFGPPLQALYTQGEQERDDSSKPNKPTTPLSPEGGEIHFYSQRLSGSSYLHPGFLSFHNELELDDGRESRFIFPWEGTPLDLLFDCSPHSPSCSPPSTCSPSRGSISPPSSLLLSPSRPFCWTSSGSRSRSRSHSGSRSSSSRYRRRSLSSSPDRRPSSWSHHSSDLNAVRSRLHKSPHPQSRSPLSRRPRYDSYEEYQHERLKREEYRLDYEKREFERAEQREKQRQKAIEERRVVYVGRLRSDCSRSELKRRFEVFGEIEECAVNLRDDGDNFGFIMFRYTCDAFAALENGHTLRRSNEPQFELCFDGQKQLCKSRYTDLDSHSDDFDPTSTKSKYDSMDFDSLLKEAQCSLRR
- the ppargc1a gene encoding peroxisome proliferator-activated receptor gamma coactivator 1-alpha isoform X6 — translated: MDGYGRTEDELFSSCLLNLTWETCYEQCAALVGEDQPLCPDLPELDLSELDVSDLDADSFLGGLKWYSDQSEIISSQYGNEASNLFEKIDEENEANLLAVLTETLDSIPVDEDGLPSFEALADGDVTNASDRSCPSSPDASPHTPEPEEPSLLKKLLLAPANSQLSYNQYTGGKAQNHAASSNHRIRPPPAVVKTENPWNGKARGGSGQQNRPVRRPCTELLKYLTATDDILLHTKASDAKSAWGGPSSRDKSSLGLSASSSSSSPSSSSTSSFSSLSSTSSSSSSTTSKKKSAVSSQQQQQQQSPQQHHQRAKPTTLPLPLTPESPNDHKGSPFENKTIERTLSVEIAGTPGLTPPTTPPHKASQENPFKASLKTNLSSCCSSALTCKRARLSELGAGALAPAPGASARGPARKGPEQTELYAQLSKASTALPYAIARRALGGGLEGHCSTGNNKRAAGQDGHSDHDYCQALAACKMDGGISAVSMATSLEMTFTPGATSTGKVENRHVECMDSVMSTSFLSSSCSTSSSSLSHLTKEQKCVPVDGDACRVRGLGERTLPQTTQIPTQGGTAVRDQLQLSATSRKPLCDQEIRAELNKHFGPPLQALYTQGEQERDDSSKPNKPTTPLSPEGGEIHFYSQRLSGSSYLHPGFLSFHNELELDDGRESRFIFPWEGTPLDLLFDCSPHSPSCSPPSTCSPSRGSISPPSSLLLSPSRPFCWTSSGSRSRSRSHSGSRSSSSRYRRRSLSSSPDRRPSSWSHHSSDLNAVRSRLHKSPHPQSRSPLSRRPRYDSYEEYQHERLKREEYRLDYEKREFERAEQREKQRQKAIEERRVVYVGRLRSDCSRSELKRRFEVFGEIEECAVNLRDDGDNFGFIMFRYTCDAFAALENGHTLRRSNEPQFELCFDGQKQLCKSRYTDLDSHSDDFDPTSTKSKYDSMDFDSLLKEAQCSLRR